Proteins encoded in a region of the uncultured Paludibaculum sp. genome:
- a CDS encoding VOC family protein — protein MFSGAHVLFFSRDAEADRAFFRDILGLPFVDAGHGWLIFQLPPSEAAVHPVDAGSTMAGPGAMLPAEVYLMCDNLDAALAALKAKGVECEPVREERWGRLSRMKLPSGGALGYYEPRHPVAREL, from the coding sequence ATGTTCTCTGGCGCACATGTTCTCTTCTTTAGCCGGGATGCCGAGGCGGACAGGGCGTTCTTCCGCGACATTCTGGGGCTACCATTTGTCGATGCGGGGCATGGCTGGCTGATCTTTCAACTGCCGCCTTCGGAGGCAGCCGTGCATCCCGTGGATGCCGGCAGCACAATGGCGGGTCCGGGGGCGATGCTGCCCGCCGAAGTCTACCTGATGTGCGACAACCTGGATGCCGCTCTGGCGGCACTAAAGGCGAAGGGTGTGGAGTGTGAGCCCGTACGGGAAGAACGATGGGGCCGATTGAGCAGGATGAAGCTTCCGAGCGGCGGGGCGCTAGGCTATTACGAGCCCAGACACCCCGTCGCGCGCGAACTGTGA
- a CDS encoding PIN domain-containing protein, with product MSLIVLLDAGPLGMITNPKSSPENEACKSWLAGLAYSGAEIVIPEITDYEVRRELLRAGKDKGLGRLDALKGLLKYEPITTPVMLKAAEFWATARKNGRQSADDSSLDADMVLAAQAGALVRPGCETTIATTNVRHLSLFASARLWREIG from the coding sequence ATGAGCCTGATCGTTCTGCTGGACGCCGGCCCGCTCGGAATGATCACAAACCCCAAGAGTTCCCCCGAAAACGAAGCATGCAAAAGTTGGTTGGCGGGTCTCGCCTATAGTGGGGCCGAGATCGTAATTCCGGAGATTACGGACTACGAAGTGCGGCGCGAACTGCTGCGGGCCGGCAAGGACAAGGGGTTGGGCCGCCTCGATGCGTTGAAGGGATTGCTCAAGTACGAGCCCATCACCACTCCGGTCATGTTGAAGGCCGCGGAGTTCTGGGCAACGGCCAGAAAGAATGGCCGGCAATCGGCCGACGATTCCTCCCTGGATGCGGACATGGTCCTCGCCGCTCAGGCCGGAGCTCTCGTTCGTCCCGGCTGCGAGACAACTATCGCCACGACCAACGTCCGGCATCTCTCCCTGTTCGCATCCGCGCGGCTCTGGCGCGAAATCGGCTAA